The DNA sequence CGTTTTCACACTTTGTGTGCGCCCTAAGCGGCAACAATAAAATACCATTTGTGAAAATTCAGTTATCTAGCCTTcattgttcatgagatacagcttggtgtcAGCTGACAGGCAGCGGATtcttttgaagtaattttttgaCTTCAAAAGTCACCATTCTTATAACCATCGCAATCCAATGCCTTTgaaagtcttaaaatattttattttctatggaTAAAACTTGATttgaacacaaaacaaatgttaacTTCATTCTTACGAAGCAGACGTGAATTTAcgcaaagaaataaaacagtttcaacTATTTTAAGAAGCATAAATCAATCGGTAACACTCAGTAAATGTATCTGTCaactataaaataagatttaaacaaaaatagttttataggAGTATACATTTCTAGAAAATAAACGATGTGTTCTCAAACACCTCATTGGTGTGTGaatctttatctatactaatatatgaagctgaagagtttgtttgtttgaacgcgttaatctcagaaCTATtgtttcgaattgaaaaatagaCTTCTCTTTCGAcgcacgctgcgactaataggagcgaagatacaatggaaaatgtgtaaaaaacgttgaaaattattcatctttgagggctacAAGATCttaccacgcagacgaagtcgggggcaacagctagtataaatatatttaggtattcagaattttagaataattagaatagaatattctttattgttcacgaaaaaagtgaaaattcagtgataaataaaaattaatagattaaaaaaaatctaaaaacccatgtttttaaatgtcactatattcaaattttatcaaaatcggtctagccgtttttatagttgtaaactGCATTGTCGTCGtttttgaagctaccctgaacaTTTCActctgctagcttatcgggaagtgcctcaaaattgagttacaaaaatccaaccggaacgtcaaacaaacaagaaagtgagtgtataaaaaaaaattgcgggGAAACGTGGGAATAAATGttgtaatgtaaattacttgagtatcggttgagccgtttcggaggagtacagTTACTTACACCGTGGCAAGAGAATCCCACTAATCCCACTAATATCCCATCCCACTAaacccactaatattataaaggcgaaaatttgtgagtgtgtatgtttgttacttcttcacgtaaaaactgctgaaccgattttaaataTGGTATGGAGTTACCTGACACattagattaacacataggctacgatttattacgagaaaatatcttatttcctgaccacgcggacgaagtcgcgggtaacagctagttttatgtaaaagtctagctgttgcccgcgacttcgtccgcgtggttagaagatataagttataatttatacctgccttctatctatcttgtagtattcagtcagcgtttgcaatgtaagcgcaaaaaatgtgtttttttacgacctcacattagaaacctcaaaaattgtagcatatgtgttattctgatgtataagctatattgtggtaaagtttcattcaaatccattcagcagtttttacgtgaaagagtaacaaacatccatacatccatacttacaaactttcgcctttataatagtagtaggatttaaaactttttcaacgttacctatttttgttttttccaaAGACTTATGTAgttggttgaaaaaaaaaacattttcaacagtCTATTTTAGACTTTATTAACGGCGTGGTTTCCGTATCGTACCGAAATAAACGGTTTTACGGGACTTTTATCAGGGATCTGTGGGtttaaaagttacataatttttatatttagcatGTTGCTATGATACGTTTTAGTTGGAGGTATAAAAATAGAGAAATATCGTGTTATGACGGTGAAGTGACACGCAATAAGTCCCTTTTCTGGATGGGAAATCATCTAATGATTCCAGCTTTGGGTTGAGTAGAaggtgtcagacttttactgactaaatccCAGCTAAGTACCTTCCTTTTGCACAACAATCTTTCACAtctttgtaaagtattttatgttcAGGAAAAGACCAAAAAAGCGtgtctgtaatatttttaactatctAGCTCGCGGGCtcgctacaaattgaaaatgatcccacgggaacataaaatcgggatgaaagctatcctatgtgttaatcctggttataaactatgcGTGTAACAAGTTTCggctaaatccgttcagtgggttttgcgtgaaacaataacatacagtacatacaaactttcgcttttattatattactaggatagtagatttttactttttaagccCAGTCATGATGCCTATTTAACGTGGACTGCGTTTAGAACATCAGACGTTTTGCaccatcataaaataaaaatacgacttCGTAAAATCATGCATCATCAGCATTTTTAAAACTTGGCGCCAAAGCTTAACAAAAAACGTGGAGAATGCTTTAAATCTAGgaatagacaataaaaaaacgttataaaaatGTCTAAGTGCCAAATGGATGCGGcaaggaggttttatttaacGACACATTTGAGATTATTGTCCATTACTCATGacagaaaagtttttattttaatactagctgttgcccgcgacttcgcccgcttggttagaagatataagttaggaattattgaacggaagccctcgaagattattaattttccatttccacattttccattgtatctacgctcctatcagtcgcagcgtgatggtatatagcctaaaaccttcctcgatgaatggtctattcaacacaaaacgaTTTTTTCCAAATTCcaaatttgaaccagtagttcctgagattagcgcgttcaaacaaacaaacaaaaaaactcttcagctttatatatttgtatcgATATGAgttttttatagataaaagaagaataaaagtTCGAGATTTTTGCACTAAATTGatgtcataaatttaaaattgtgattATGTATGATCTTTGCTTTGAATGCTAAAACTCTTCGGAACTTTTAAGATTCCGTAGCTATAGGGTAAAAACGTCATCATTTTACCGAGGCaacgctgtttgtccgtctgtcaccagactgagCTGTGATAGATGCTGAATTTTCACTaatgatgtttatttatgttgcaGCTATTTCACTAAATATGTGATAATAATAAAGGTTGTGGTTAAGACAcataataaatgtcaaatacaaaacattttctatttatttgtaaacacaaAGTTAACCTATACTTTTCTAAGTTTATATTCCAGTCGAGATTTTTTGATCTTTTAAAAATGAGTCCCgcacaaagaaatttaattatatcgcggggggtttcacaaacattcaagtcacatgcacaaagacacccagactcaggacaagcattcgtggatcacacgcttgtcctacgcgggatcaaattcgcgcacagtgggttggttcattaacttaattatgttcttgtttttgctaattttatttttttgtttcagaatttcGAACCCGTTCCAGTGCCAATTTCCCACTATGGAAAGTTCTATTCCGGTGACTCTTATATTGTACTCAgcgtaagtattttattatctataccAATTTTGCTAAAGAGTTTCGTTCCTTTGAACAATGGGCATTacataatatcaaatttatcatcatcgtagccttttcccatctatgttggggttggcttccagtctaaccggtttcagctaagtaccagtgttttacaaagagcgactgcctatctgacctcgtcaacccagttacctggtcaacatgataccccttagtgaCTTTTTAGCTTCTAACTGactaacgactgtcaaaaacgtatgaataacagccgggacccacaatttgacgtgccttccgaaacacggaggaccCTTTTAAGGGGAAGTGAACTTCGctaataattaaagttaaaattcgCTAAAAAATAACACACAGCTAgcgtgtatgaaggattgcaacgcattgccatacaccgacacaaaaacgcggatgacgtagcacggcggttcaggtttagtcagtaagagtctgacactacccgttccctcccccgagggaatgggtgtccatgaggattcccccgccttaccaaaaaaataacgtgTATATTATGGCCTTGTACAGACAACAGGCGATGAGAACCGCCTATCCTGGGATATCCACTTCTGGATCGGATCCAAGACCAGTCAGGACGAGGCCGGCTCCGCAGCCATGCTGACCGTCAACCTGGATGATGAGCAATTCCAGGGCTCTGCTGTACAGCATAGAGAGGCACAGTTCTATGAATCCAAGCAGTTTTTGGACTATTTTCAACCAGGTAAGTGGAAAGATGCTTACCGCACTAAAAAGGgtcgcgggatcgatccccgacagaacaagcgtttgtgtgatcgacgaatgcttgtcctgagtctgggtgtctttgtgcatgtgacttgaatgtttgtgaaaccccccgtgacacaaggattaagttccttgaAGCGGGAGTAGCTATaaagggaaggtttgagcattgatcattagcagcttttttaattatttctcagTCGCGACTGATTATAAAAGTTCGGCTTAGGCGTCATAGTCATAACCGTTGTAATATCTCAGGAGTCAGGGATTccatataataatgtaatagcATTTTATGCGATGTCCTACATAAAACTATATTACATGGATCATAGATGTGGATATAGGgaaagaggacgaccaaagaaacgatggatggactgtgtgaaagacgatatggctgcaaagagtgtttcttgtgagatgacgtcagatagaaaggtatggaagaagacatgttgcgccgaccacaaataaaacaattgggataagggcaggggaatgatgatgatgataattttgacaataattattattatttctatgtaAGTTGCTTATAATGATAATATCTCCGTAACTACCCGGATCGAATCCTGTTGTCATATccctaaaatgttattttcctCTCCAGCTATCAGATACCTAGACGGCGGCCATGCGTCTGGCTTCAACCACGTCACCATCAACGCTGGCGGCGAGAAGCGCCTGTTTCAGATTAAGGGGAAGAGGAATGTTCGCGTCAAACAGGTCTGTGGTGAAAAACTGTTAGATATATCGAAAATATACCTTTAGATATTACCAGGGACACGAGCATATTAATGTCCTCATCACCCTAGACTTTTCCCAACCCAATGAtgatgttcccgtgggatcattttcgatgtgtagcgggcgggcccgcgggcaatagctagtcttCAATATTATTGAAGCTGTAGAAGTATGGATGTGTCTCGCTTGTACAATGCaagtcatcatcattggcctagccttttcccaactatgttggcgtcggcttccagtctaaccggattcagctaagtaccagtgttttacagagcgactgcctatctgacctcctcaacacagttacctgggcagcacgataccccttggttagactggttgtcatattttctagcttctgactacctgtaacgactgtcagagatgtgTGAATAGCAACTGAGCTGCAGCATTGTCAAGCCCACCGTGTACAAATGCCTCTACCAAATGCTTCCTCTATTTTTCAATTAGTGTGTGCAGTTTTCTTCCTCACCCAATCAAAATCGAAACTCAAGTTGCAACTACTGATATCTTGGTTACAACAACTTCTTTATTCCAGGTCAACGTATCCTTCGCGTCCCTCAACAAAGGCGACTGCTTTATCCTGGACTTTGAACATGACATATACCTGTACGTTGGTGACAACGCCAAGAGTGTGGAGCGGCTGAAGGCCATAACTGTAGCCAACCAGATCAGGGACCAGGACCATAATGGGAGGGCGACCATTGAGATTATTGGTAAGTTTATAGTGGACTGGGATTTTTGACGTCGGCAAAAATGCTGCCCTCAGTTggactggcttgttggtctagtggctagtggcCCTGCCTGCTATACTAGaagttgtgggttcgattcccactccaaacaaatgtttgtgtgatgagcacaatcattttttctgtgtctggatgtaatttatctgtctatctatcatcatcatcatccacagcctttttcctcccactgctgggcatagtcCTCCCTTTATTTCTCGTATCCAATTtatacggtcctgtgccagcctcatccaaactcgacccgagacctttactatgtcatcgactcaaattaagtatgtttatctgttgtctagtactcataatacaagctttgctcagtttgagactagatggcgttgtataaaaGCTGCACCGCGGTAAAGTCAGGATCACCAACTACTAGACAAATGCAATTTCTCTGAATATATAACTAGAAACCACATCAAGTGTGATTCAAAAAGGACTGACCGCATTTAAATTTACTGAGAATAAAAATGGACATCATCAGAAGCTAACCCATCATTATCTTCACAAAGATGCTGACTCCAAAGAGAGTGACTTCGAGAAGTTCTTCGAGGCTCTTGGAGCTGGTGACAAGGACTCCGTTGCTGAAGCCACTGAGGGTGGTGACGATGAGGTTAGTGTAAGTGTGTTTCATCATCATACTTCATACAAGACCAGTTCACTGGTGGATACTGCCCTCTGTATTCTGAAAGCCTACCTAGTCTTAGGTGCAGCGAAGACGACAGACTATCCATGACGTAGTTTCTAGTCTGTGAAAATAGAACCtgtgcaatagggatgatgactgagtataaaaagaaaaaatctcattagtccctcagttagataattgtaaagtatgagacacgtattttttcctttttcagaaaaactataattgacaaagattaactgctttaaagtttaggtgagggggcttgtgacgtatcgatatggtaaaattgatactcaatcgtgacgtcacgcgtaactttcattcactgtaatttggtcaatttatgtttgcggaacaaattaaaaaatacgtatccattattacaaaaaaactacaagacggacactgcaaaaaaaaatcatcatcatcactatTATATGCAGTAACGCACATAACCAGTAACTGGTTAACTAGCGCCGCAGACTCGATCGCACAAAAAGTCTGTCGTCTATGCTGCTCCTTAAAGTATAATttgcaattgtaaatagcggtaTCGGGGCCTGGTTTTTACCGTACTCGATCTGATTCGATCGTAAATGGAGATCGAGAAGATTCATTGTTATAAGCGTCGTTACTGACGATCGAGGGTAGTTTCAACTTGTGCTACTGTACGTATTGGCGCTAGAGTCGGTTTGGTtgaaggtttactcacgcgtaattaTCGGGGTTGTCACTCGCCCGCCGCGACAGCTAATGACTAAAGACTCcagttgagtccgaaactagtcgagtaataccgataaatacgcgtgaaccgttgcatcttttaaatTTGCTTCAACTAGACCTCAATtcaataatatagataatattctGTCTCTTGTATTGACAAGTTACATTACTCTTCGCGCTAACGTTGAGAAATCacttaaatgtattgaactgacaagtcaaagtcacgtcactcgtctaagaggaatgtcattcacataaatttgaagttttctattctagtACGATGTAACATTGGCTAAACTGTCTGTAGAAAACCCTTTTTAAGAatatctttagttttttttttaatattgctaatttgaatttaataatacatcaaTCATGTTTGggtttaaagtttgtttttttttctaactttgaGTGAGCTTCTAATCTTACCCGTTGACCTGTATTATAATACACTGGCATGAGTATATCTTGGACTtgtattataatactagcttaTAGCCAGCTTTCgaaatgatttttcttttacgacaaatatttcagtatttgcATGTTTACAGATAACCATTGTTGGAGGCccaaaaattaattgatataaattgtttttccaaAATTAGTTACTATGAGGTAATTAGACTACAAAAAGCATTTCGTTGTCAAATATCGAAAAGTACAACCGGAGctaatttttaaataaggttttagatctttttaaatGACCCCCGCACTAATGAGTCCAATCCTAATGCCACGGGGTGTTTGacaaagattcaagtcacatgca is a window from the Trichoplusia ni isolate ovarian cell line Hi5 chromosome 3, tn1, whole genome shotgun sequence genome containing:
- the LOC113509025 gene encoding gelsolin-like isoform X1, translated to MPEVHPAFANSGRKAGLEVWRIENFEPVPVPISHYGKFYSGDSYIVLSTTGDENRLSWDIHFWIGSKTSQDEAGSAAMLTVNLDDEQFQGSAVQHREAQFYESKQFLDYFQPAIRYLDGGHASGFNHVTINAGGEKRLFQIKGKRNVRVKQVNVSFASLNKGDCFILDFEHDIYLYVGDNAKSVERLKAITVANQIRDQDHNGRATIEIIDADSKESDFEKFFEALGAGDKDSVAEATEGGDDEVSEFERGATAEVSLSEISDSSGSIKITKLDPPLTQGQLNTKECYILDSGSYSGIYVWVGRESNEKEKAEAMKKAEQYLVWHNYPNWVHVTRVPEGVEPTAFKQYFQEWI
- the LOC113509025 gene encoding gelsolin-like isoform X2 → MPEVHPAFANSGRKAGLEVWRIENFEPVPVPISHYGKFYSGDSYIVLSTTGDENRLSWDIHFWIGSKTSQDEAGSAAMLTVNLDDEQFQGSAVQHREAQFYESKQFLDYFQPAIRYLDGGHASGFNHVTINAGGEKRLFQIKGKRNVRVKQVNVSFASLNKGDCFILDFEHDIYLYVGDNAKSVERLKAITVANQIRDQDHNGRATIEIIDADSKESDFEKFFEALGAGDKDSVAEATEGGDDEEFERGATAEVSLSEISDSSGSIKITKLDPPLTQGQLNTKECYILDSGSYSGIYVWVGRESNEKEKAEAMKKAEQYLVWHNYPNWVHVTRVPEGVEPTAFKQYFQEWI